The sequence CTTGATCGACAGTAACTAATAGTATCTCATCACCAGTTCTTTCTCCGGAAATACAAATTAGTATAGATCTGAAGCCACCAAGTAATGCACAAATACCAAGGAGGGATCGTAGCGTTCCTCCATCCTCGCAGTGTATAAGCATGAGAAATCACCAAGTTTCTTTTTGAAGAAGCAGGAAAACGTGAAGAAGACAGAGAAGTGCTGCCGTTGATGGAggtttttaagatttttatattcttttctGATCGGAATATGGATATACTATTGGCATCGCAATATTAGTTCTAAATGTATGCTTTATTATCCAATTATAAGTTAAAATGTCAGAGGAAATGAATCGGCAAATGGCCAAGTATTTTGAAGTAGATGTGCCCACccccaacaaaaaagaaatagctATCGATGAGCACCATTAGCATAGCATTGCTCATGAATAGGCTGAGACCTAGAAAGCAGAGCATCTGCATCATGGAGTATAGGAGGAATAGTAAACTCATGCTCCATAGGCATAAAACCACTAGATTCACGAGCACCACggaaagaggagaaagaaaaaagctcACAAGGCGAAATAACTCCCACACCAGTATCACCACCACCCATCggaaaaacataaacacagtGAACAGGCCAGGAATATGGCGGAAATCGATGCATCTGAATCTCCAACTGCTCTCAAGGCGCCAGACAATGAATAACtgtaagaaagagaaaaagttgaaGGAAATGAAGAGTAGATTATTCATGAAGGATAAACTACATTAACCTCACACAACAGACACGAAGATATGCATGCAGATAAACCATAGAAAAACATATAAGAGAAAATCTAAGATCTTCCTCGTATCTAGCACATAGATCCTCATTAATAATCGAAGGATAGACCACAGCATTACGATATACACAAAAAGCATCATAGGAGCGATGAGCTAAGTAAGAGCTAGAACATAATTGCGGAAAATGTGGGCAGGAACGAGATGATCCAGTCCACAAAGGAGGAAATCGACCATCCCACCTAGCTTCACCTCTCCGGCCACGAGAATGATATCGAGCATGCTTTCCTCAAAGGAGACACAAAGGATAACAACGACTCCCTACTAGTCCACAAAGTGGAGCAGCCACCACTCCAAACAAGTGAGCCACAGGTCCAAGAATATTCCCGCGCCAATATGCACATCAGTTCAGTGCGATAAAAGCCAGCGGAGGAGCAAGATTCAGTCAAGCCGTGGATATGCGGGTGCCAAAttatgtgatttcaaatccacgcTTATTGTGATAGGTGACATAggttattaaaaaatgaatcaatGCTGCACCCATTTGTGAGAAGTCCTCCAGCCGAAAGAAGTATCATTCGTCACTCTCGATTGGATGTTCTTGCTCCTGTAGGTTCGCTTTACGAAACTTTTATTCCTGGTAACTTCGGGAATGATAGACAGCACAAAAGGCTCTTTTACTCTTTAGTCGTCGTAGTTGTTTGGCTTTATCTACTTTATGAGAGTGTTGTTTTAGAATAATCCTGTCTTGGGTTTTTCCCCTTTTACTTTGAAAGTACCTTTATAGTTAAATGTTTACCTAGACCGTTCGGAATGCCTGCTTTCCAGTCGCCTTTATATGTGCTTCCGTCCTGCCAGGTcatctctccttctccctctctggcATCATTCACGAACTGCCCTTTATACTTGTTTCCATTTTACCACTCAAACACTCCAAAACCGTTCTTTTTGTCGTTTTTAAAGTCTCCTTCGTAGTGGTCGCCCTTTGCGTTTGTCCATGTGCCTTTCCCCTGGCGAAGGCCCTGAACAAAGTCACCCTTATAGACCGATCCATCCTTCCAGTAGTATTAACCGTATCCCTGGGGGGTTCCATTCTCGTAGAAGCCTTTGTAGACATCTCCATTTTTGAATTCCTACAGTCCTTCTCCGTGCTTGACGAACTTGGAGAAGAAGCCTACATGGGATGATTTCTACCTTGGTATTGGCTGGAGCGCGTGATGTAGATGCCGTATCCGTGAGCCTTGTTGTTCTTCCACTGGCCGATGTACTTGTCGCCCTCGCTGTTCCGCCACATGCCGTCGCCCTCCATCGAGCCGTTTTGGAAGTCCCCAATATAATACTCCTCATTGTATTTCAAGGAGCCCTCTCCGTGCGTGCGGTTGTTTTAGAAATCACCGATGTAGACTGACCCGTTGGGGAATTTCTGGTAGCCCTTGCCGCTCTTGAAGTTGAGGCTGAAGTTCCCCTCGTAGACTGTGTCATCGGTGAGCAGTACGCCCAAGCCGTGCCGCATTCCTTTGTAGACTCCTCCGAAGTATAGTGAATTGTCCTTGAAGATAACTTCGTAGTTGGCTTGGCTCTTGAGTTCGTGCATTTAGAAGAGGGATTGATGCAGTTTGTAGTGGTGAGGAGAGGGGAAGGGACCGTATTAATGATGGTCGTATTATTCTGGATTGATGTTGGTCGTTTTGGATTCATCTATCTTGGGCTCCGACTTCAATCGATATTTATTCTCCTCTTCGAGCATGGTCACTTATTAGGATAGCGataataataatttattaaatgtgTGAACCCATACTTACCCAAAAAGGCATAGCTATAGCTTCCCTGATGCATAAATGGATAAAGGACGTATGGGGAAGAGAGGGATGCATGTTGTGCATAAACAAATTGAGGAAAGATCATTGCGATCAGGATGATTACACTGCCTTCACCCACTCCTCGGCCCCACTCGACCTGAAGTGGTACACTTTCTATTACGTGAATATTTCGAACTTCTCCTCGCTGTACAGCTTGATGCTGGAGCTGTCGTTGTTCTTCAACCTCAGCGCCTTCTTGGCAGTAAGGTCCTCGGAGCTGACCAGGTAGAGCTCCTTGTTCTTGCAGAGCAGCAGCAGGACGTAGGTGTAGAAGATGAAGGATTTTTCCTCCATGActgatgacttgatgacctccTTTCCCTCTCCAGCTAGTTCCTTCACGATCtccgcctctctctctttgatcaGCTGGTACTGTTCTTCAGCTTCCTTCTTCTCCTGCTCGTTCTTCTCGGGCTACTGCAAATCTGCGATGAAGGGGACTGGGGTGCTGAAGATGTTGTCGATATCCATGCCTCTGAAGTAGGGGTGGGATTTGAGTTTGGCGAAGTTGAGATCCTCCCTCGTGCAGGAGCCCAGTCTTTCGTCGGGGTTCTTGAGCAGCAGGCGCTTGATGAGGTCGATGGCTTCTTCAGTGATCGATTCGTTCTGCGATAGAGGACGGCTTACCTTCCCGAATATCACCTAAGCTTTCTTTATCTTCTCGAAGACTGCAAACTCGTAGTTGTCCTTGAAGGGAGTCTCCAGGTAGTAGAGCTGGTAGATGATGCATCCCAGCGCCCAGAGATCGGCAGAAGGCGGACAGTAGTTGTGTTCCAGCAATTCTGGGGAAATGTAGCTAAATAGTGGATAAATTACTAGCAGGTGCCTACGAAGGTGGACCGCCTCTTCTTGAGAGCTTTGATCTCCTCGCTATCATCCTCGTCTAATTCTGCTCTCGACTGTTCCAGCTGATCCGATTTCTGCTTCAGCTTCAGGATGTGCTCTTTGAACTGCTGGGAGAGCAGTTTGCAATTAGTTATTTCAGCAGTGCCAAAGTCGATCAATTTCAGGTGGCCCCGCTTATCCAACATGAGGTTTTCGGGCTGAATGGGATTGAGGGTACCTTGAGGTCGCGGTGGGTGATCCCATTCGTATGGAGGTACTCTAGGATGTTGACGATTTCTGCGATGTAGAAGATTTTGACTTCTTCTGTGAGTTTGCCGATGTTGAGTTTgatgaagttgatgaactctCCGCCCTCGCAGTACTCCTGAACGAAATAGAGGTTCGCCTTGTCCTGGAAGGTGTATTTGAGCTTGTTGATTCCGGGGTGCTTCATGGTGGAGAGAAGTTCCTTCTCGACCATGGCTTGGTATTCCTTTTCCTCTCGCTCCAGCTTCTTCTTCTGGATCTGTTTCATGGCATAGACCTTGCGGTCGGAGTTCTTGAGCACCATGAAGACGTCTCCGTAGGCGCCCTTTCCGAGCCGGTGTTTTTGTGTGAAGTCTTCGACGGTGAGGGAGGCTTTCTTCTTGGGCGGGCTTTGGTTTTCAGGCTTGTCCTCCATCGTGAAGATTATATTATCAAGATGATATCTTGTTATAATATCTTTGTTGAAGCGCCGTAATTTAAATGTGTAAACCAGTGCCAATCCCCCCCTCCACTTTGCCAGGCCGCCAACTTTCAATTGTATTTGAAATTGAAACTGATGGCTTACCAAATATCCCTCAAATTAATGCCTTTAGGATAGTAATCCACCCATAGCTTTCTACTTTTGGATCTAACTTACAGTCCCTATTTCTAATGGATGGCTGGGGGGTTTATGCAAACAATCGTCCGCTGATAATTCTGGGTGGGTAGAATCAAACAATATGCATATCAATTCATACTCTTTTTTTCTAAGACTCAATTATAAATTTGCTAGGACTCAGCACAGCCAGGATCTCGATGGGCCGCTCCACCTCCTCCGGCTTTTGGGGCGTGGGACTGATCTCGATGCGGTCCATGAAGAAACGGCTTGAGTCGAACTTGTAGAAGTTGCGATCCGCCTTCCCCTTCTGCGGAGTCTAGAAGATGAGAGAGCCTAGATTTTCGCGAATCGCCATGGAGCGCTAGGACTTCTTGATGGAGCTGAAGGGCATGAGTCTGTTCTCGTTCTCCACGAACTTTTCAGTGGTTTTGGAGTGAAATTGTTGGTTCTCGATGATCCTATTCTGCGTGACGGTCATGTTCTTGTCGGTTTCGTCGAAGGCggggattttctttttctcttgtccGAACTCTGAGGGTTTCTGCTGGATATTCTTATCTTTGATCTTGATGACGTTCTCCTTGTTGTCGTAGATGATGGTGAGCAGCTCTCTCTCGATCTTGACGAAGTGCTAGGAGGACTCGTGCTTGGAAAGGAAatacatcttcttcttcaaaatgaGGTCTACGTCATCTAGGTGTTACCTGTGAGTATGTCCATGAGTtctgcatttttcttcttcatggtGGAGTTCCAATGATTTTTGATGGAGTTGTCGGTGCGTCCGGGcagcattttggtcatttcggCCCACTTGTTGCCGTGTGCGGTATGCGCCAGGAAGAGCACCCACTCCTCGTGGGGCATCCACTCGATCTTGAGGATGCTGGGATTGAGGTGGTTGTGCCAGCGTTCGCGACACTGCTTGCCCAGCCGTCCCTCTACGAATTTCGCGATGAATGACCACCTCTGCGGTCCGTACTTCTCGACCAGCTTGCGGACCAGGTTGTCCTCCTGTTCCGTCCAGGGCTTCTTTCGGAGGAAGCGAGAACGGTTGTTCTAGGATTCGATGTTGGAGTCGTTGTTATCTTCGTCGGGGAGCTACTCCTCCACGGCTTTCTTGCCCATTTGAATACgcttaatttaaaaataacggTGACCATTTAATTAGACTCACCTAAAATACTATTACCATATGAACAGTCCCTCAACTACCTACCACATACGCCCTTTGAATCCAAGAGAGATTACTGGCTTTTGAAGGTTTGCTTTGTACCATATTGGCCATAGAATGCCAATCATATGTATATGGGAATCGGCATAGATGGATCTACTGCTTGATAATAGCTTGAATATCTATCACTTTGATATGTTGAGGTTTGATGATCGCTATTTTTATAtatctaaaatatatatagccAGTATAGTTATTGCCAATATTGAGGTGGAGATGCCAGTGCGTTATTGGTGGAGCAATGGTAGGCGTGGTGGTTTCCAGTTAGCTGTCTTTATTATTATATTCGAAATGCAGAACTTTAACTCCAATTACCAGTCGGTTCCTGCGGGGTCGCTCTCCTCGCCGCGCGGGCAGGAGGATTTCCAGAAGATCTTCCACCGGTTGCGCGACCTGCAGGAAGTCCAGGACGAGTCCAGAAACGAACTCTGCCCAGTCTTCCTCGACGAAGAGTCACTCATAAAGACCAGGAGAGACTCCAATTGGAGCGCACAGCAAGTCCCCACTCACGTCGATATACTCAAAGAACTATAAGACACTGCTCAGCCTACCATAAATTCGCCTTATTCTGTGCCAATCCATCGCAGAAGCTCGTACAACCTGCAGCTGGACCAGGACTTGCGCGACTCCAACCGCAAGCTGCAGGAGGACAATCGAAAACTCTTCAACTAGTGCATACGGCTCCGCAAAATATGCCGACTCCAGTAGTCCACCCATCCATTCACCAAGAAGACGCCCAGGGAGGACACCCACACAGCCGAGAACGAGTTCGCGGAAGAAAGGAGGGCCCTTAAGCAGCAAGTGGAGGAGCTCAAAGCGCACAATGCTACTCTCACCGGCCAAATAAAAGCCATGTAATAAGAACTGGCATCCCAGAGAGCTCTACTGCAGCGATACGATAGTACCTGTCTTCAGCTGGAGGAGGCAAGCAGGGCCAACGACGAGCTGCTGACCAAGGTGGTCAACTTGTAGCGCGAGTTGTAGGCGGTGGCCTCCCGAGCCACCTCCAAGAGCAGCCAGAGCATCAGCATCAACAACTCGACGCAGGAATCGCGGAAGACTGAGGTGGAGAAGGACCGCATGATCAGCAACATGAAGATCGTGCACGAGTCCGA comes from Nymphaea colorata isolate Beijing-Zhang1983 unplaced genomic scaffold, ASM883128v2 scaffold0639, whole genome shotgun sequence and encodes:
- the LOC116245318 gene encoding uncharacterized protein LOC116245318 — translated: MEDKPENQSPPKKKASLTVEDFTQKHRLGKGAYGDVFMVLKNSDRKVYAMKQIQKKKLEREEKEYQAMVEKELLSTMKHPGINKLKYTFQDKANLYFVQEYCEGGEFINFIKLNIGKLTEEVKIFYIAEIVNILEYLHTNGITHRDLKQFKEHILKLKQKSDQLEQSRAELDEDDSEEIKALKKRRSTFVELLEHNYCPPSADLWALGCIIYQLYYLETPFKDNYEFAVFEKIKKA
- the LOC116245317 gene encoding ras-related protein RABG3b-like; this translates as MTSVKSAFCGPKYKIILVGDSGVGKTSIFCQYIHNEVSLDHPMTTIDFRYKMIKLHDKIVKLCIWDTAGQEKFRSIVATYFKSCQGLDAGAVVVLQPQRLLGSKVLGADQVELLVLAEQQQDLVLFFSFLLLLLVLLGLLQICDEGDWGAEDVVDIHASEVGVGFEFGEVEILPRAGAQSFVGVLEQQALDEVDGFFSDRFVLR